A window of Gasterosteus aculeatus chromosome 9, fGasAcu3.hap1.1, whole genome shotgun sequence contains these coding sequences:
- the sorbs2a gene encoding sorbin and SH3 domain-containing protein 2 isoform X1 produces the protein MNTGTDSHSSDLDSWRSRSATDGLKNGDASSSSLAAKGFRSVRPNLQDKKSPTQEINHVPLPPPRRESFHFSPTGTNPPGYGSLVARANDFIPRTLTFTQNEKGESLTVRSTSSYSYSESTNSVQHSHQSPLLDAISSCTAPTPTNSQAQERKVSALKLTPVTIPDPPAHTQRPKTRTPGSPPLTHPPPRGGPTASQPLTQAASPAGRSGPESLEPSGDTAALEGPDRAPGEAKSPAPAQVEITKAPPALPPRPSPAVLLGQVLSHAMNGSAPQRPLSPLSYPPPPTSLHPTLQRHSRGSEGSESLARESVVLGHTSVSGMVPIARFSEEEKRVSVIKAPHYEGIGPVDDSGIPIAIRTTVDRPKDWYKTMFKQIHKVHKADDDYSDTYNATYAVINSDDYSLSSNPTMAHPAPRTHTYRPLAKCPSDNGGRLGPREPPPSPVPPPPPPMPSLLQLRARDSDRERDSPDANEWGPPNRKVDTRKYRAEPKSIFEYEPGRSSILEHERPTYDDIDLENEPWYKFFSELEFGRPPPKKRLDYNPDISARQRIETSLHIAPADKAPERPASAASDYRKRRKSEPTSSQVNAQSQSRAATSPKPVDAYRPSSSLKKPVVHSSPSSPSRAKGGAACNMYSNSLTSPGPQQRPDLPPLPSDPVHCHEEASLESSSASNQSVCGKNSWQTKCQDAETWSSADEVPPVPGKLKSRSCDDLLNDGHSGSGGRNATRSESAGSLVCDGNPPSSVGSISTSSLPRLHRRRAHDSPGFLQLYRKMHQIDRAHLIPSEVIRSVRARILELERQPHLHRHRLSPWTPSWGMEVPRDMVPSRISTYESLISKSKSMPNLGDTEVPSGATTPGGSSSRASSGGVATPSFPKRRFSIESLLEEDGNGGAVPHAMDHRHRPRSPPEGQPRVGPEPSRVRSFPAPPVPQGPRANHDYSDSEQDAVASDLSDFIQVEGSSFCSESDFDHCSLTSSESLYGSSNLHHHHLRHQQHHHHLHHHHPAHQSLGQSQGYQHRHLISSCKGRCPASYTRFTTMLRHERERARQQLQRPSQQSAGSRSQIQSSQSQQSMSKLAFLVSPVPFRRKKGSPPTSRRSSGGAERGGRPKSKQAIYEALDAALRDIYEHIQAERGHRGSRAPDDSILRRILAELLPNVPERSSSLRGRRGCWQGGQSSTSLYPDGSPTEYASHRGDPSTPRLQSPLGYGRHSDSSNNNEYAEEQGNGNGLCYSDQDVSRCYSTMDGRHTPQSRRPATDREVSHKQMTQLILFSLLHQKQPARAIYDFKAQTAKELTFKKGDAVNIIRQIDNNWYEGEHRGQVGILPISYVERMPSSEKQQPIRPPPPAHVREIGEGVARYNFNADTNVELSLRKGERVVVIRQVDQNWYEGRIPDTSKQGIFPVSYIDIVKRSTSKSSSHHIDPHGYPGNRTPSSTPTKPPYHLPPPSATRDLPSGRPPLRRLDLQAITSEWLSLTLEPSASAPAYPPATTPAPPTPPPLPAALASFLKAEEPNAPSPAQSKRESALTHQRFSITPAGRLALGHTPFSPLPPPPPVPHPPFSSPLPDSLLQYNSGKAQPLHILQPEILSLTMPEPLTSPAQAPLQDKSYLEVDKSSKVPDVKLQVKDPYDELLSMILDGSTGLDFPRLSPVDSPAAKPTGESQSRFKPKAEGSQPDVKPAAVTPASDSAGDRLAVQFHRPVAMDPIAWGAQSKTVNEPQRPPSMTGRGYTELFIEEDDDAREDRGEDVDGLNGGLGPQADVSPSTLTRLPPSDLSSPSAPAPQSSLPPPSPSSFTPSSFSTSSFTPTSSLTSSLTPLSMSSLTSSFIPSLSSSTFTPSSSFVPSSSSCSQSEQQPRSAIPPTPPVSPRPPSRPHLMTSERSSASAPSSPPPLRSPPAPPQLPVTHPPSLLCFSHLVESIPAPTPPKPASPPLATPRSPPTVPRPGCRSPKVKQDPVVGGKPPRSPILSRRSYLSSVRGRRRLVQDALQGGGDPYQAVYNYLPRNEDELELKEGDVVNVMEKCDDGWFVGTSRHSKLFGTFPGNYVKQL, from the exons ATGAATACAG GGACTGATTCTCACTCATCAGACTTGG ATTCTTGGCGGTCGCGCAGTGCAACAGATGGCCTTAAGAATGGAGACGCCAGCAGCTCATCTCTTGCTGCCAAAGGTTTCCGCAGTGTCAGACCCAACCTGCAGGACAAAAAGTCACCAACGCAG GAAATCAATCATGTGCCATTGCCGCCCCCCAGAAGAGAGAGTTTCCACTTCTCTCCCACGGGCACTAATCCGCCAGGCTACGGCTCCCTTGTCGCGCGGGCGAATGATTTTATCCCACGGACGCTAACGTTCACGCAGAATGAGAAGGGCGAGTCCCTCACTGTCCGCAGCACGTCCTCCTACTCTTACTCAGAGAGCACAAACTCAGTCCAACATTCACACCAGTCCCCTCTCCTGGATGCCATTAGCAGCTGTACTGCACCCACCCCCACTAACTCACAGGCCCAGGAGAGAAAGGTGTCGGCCCTCAAACTAACCCCTGTCACCATCCCGGACCCCCCGGCTCACACACAACGACCCAAGACCCGGACCCCGGGTTCCCCTCCGCTTACTCACCCACCTCCGCGAGGGGGTCCCACCGCGTCCCAACCCCTGACACAGGCCGCGTCGCCCGCGGGCCGCTCGGGCCCGGAGAGCCTCGAACCTTCAGGCGACACAGCGGCGCTCGAGGGCCCGGATCGAGCCCCCGGTGAAGCCAAGAGCCCGGCGCCAGCCCAGGTGGAGATAACCAAGGCTCCTCCTGCACTTCCACCGAGACCTTCTCCGGCAGTGCTGTTG GGCCAGGTCCTCTCTCACGCTATGAATGGAAGTGCTCCTCAGaggcccctctctcctctctcctatcctccgccccccacctccctccacccGACGCTCCAGAGACACAGCCGAGGTTCAG AGGGCAGCGAGTCCCTTGCCAGAGAGTCCGTGGTTCTGGGCCACACGAGCGTCAGCGGCATGGTGCCCATCGCTCGCTTctccgaggaggagaagagggtgtCGGTCATCAAAGCCCCGCACTACGAAGGCATCGGCCCTGTGGACGACTCCGGCATCCCCATCGCCATCCGCACG ACGGTGGATAGGCCGAAGGATTGGTACAAAACTATGTTCAAGCAGATCCACAAGGTTCACAAAGCCG ATGATGACTATTCTGACACATACAACGCAACGTATGCGGTCATAAACAGCG ATGACTACAGCCTCTCATCCAACCCCACCATGGCCCACCCCGCTCCCCGGACACACACGTACAGGCCGCTGGCCAAATGCCCCTCGGACAACGGAGGGCGTCTGGGCCCCCGTGAGCCTCCGCCGtcccctgtgccccccccacctccgcccATGCCatccctcctccagctgagggccAGAGACAGCGATCGCGAGAGAGACTCGCCTGACGC GAACGAATGGGGTCCTCCCAACAGGAAGGTGGACACGCGGAAGTACCGCGCCGAGCCCAAGAGTATTTTTGAGTATGAGCCCGGAAGGTCTTCCATTTTGGAGCATGAAAGACCA ACCTATGATGACATAGATTTAGAGAACGAGCCTTGGTATAAGTTCTTTTCCGAGTTGGAGTTTGGGCGGCCG CCTCCTAAAAAACGGCTGGATTATAATCCAGACATCTCCGCTCGTCAACGTATTGAG ACATCCCTGCACATCGCTCCTGCTGACAAGGCTCCCGAGAGGCCGGCGAG TGCTGCGAGCGActacaggaagaggaggaagtccGAGCCCACAAGTTCCCAAGTCAATGCTCAGTCTCAGAGCAGAGCTGCAACCTCCCCTAAACCAGTGGATGCCTACAGACCCAGCAGCAGCCTAAAGAAACCAGTGGTTCATTCCTCACCATCCTCGCCCTCCAGAGCCAAAG GTGGGGCCGCATGTAACATGTATTCAAACAGCTTGACCTCCCCAGGGCCTCAGCAACGCCCCGATCTCCCCCCTTTACCCTCTGACCCCGTCCATTGCCACGAGGAGGCCAGCCTAGAAAGCAGCTCCGCCTCTAATCAGTCCGTCTGCGGTAAGAACAGCTGGCAGACGAAATGCCAGGACGCCGAGACGTGGAGCAGCGCAGATGAGGTACCGCCGGTCCCCGGCAAGCTCAAGTCACGCAGCTGCGATGACTTACTCAACGATGGGCATTCCGGCTCAGGCGGGCGCAACGCCACCCGCTCAGAAAGTGCCGGGTCCCTCGTCTGCGACGGGAATCCCCCGAGCTCTGTCGGGTCCATCTCCACCAGCTCGCTGCCTCGCCTCCACCGCCGACGCGCGCACGACTCACCGGGCTTCCTCCAGCTCTATCGCAAGATGCACCAGATCGACCGAGCTCACCTCATCCCGTCGGAAGTCATCCGCTCGGTCCGCGCTCGCATCCTGGAGCTGGAGCGCCAGCCCCACCTGCATCGCCATCGCCTCTCTCCCTGGACGCCGTCCTGGGGCATGGAGGTGCCGCGCGACATGGTGCCGAGCCGCATTTCTACATACGAGAGTCTCATTTCAAAGTCCAAATCCATGCCGAACTTGGGCGATACCGAGGTGCCTTCAGGCGCCACCACCCCAGGTGGATCGTCGTCTCGAGCCAGCAGCGGGGGCGTCGCCACGCCCAGTTTTCCGAAGCGCCGTTTTTCCATCGAGTCTCTATTGGAGGAAGACGGCAACGGCGGAGCAGTTCCTCACGCCATGGACCACCGGCACCGACCCCGCAGCCCGCCCGAGGGTCAGCCTCGAGTCGGGCCGGAGCCCAGCCGCGTGCGTTCCTTCCCCGCTCCTCCCGTCCCTCAAGGCCCGCGAGCCAACCACGACTACTCTGACAGCGAGCAAGACGCCGTCGCGTCCGACCTCAGCGACTTCATCCAGGTGGAGGGCTCCTCCTTCTGCAGCGAGAGTGACTTCGACCACTGCTCGCTGACCTCGTCCGAGAGCCTGTACGGCTCCTCCaaccttcaccaccaccacctccgtcatcagcagcaccaccatcacctccaccaccaccaccctgctCACCAAAGTTTAGGCCAGAGCCAGGGCTACCAACACCGCCACCTCATCAGCTCGTGCAAAGGCCGCTGCCCGGCCTCTTACACCCGCTTCACCACCATGCTTCGCcacgagagagagcgagcgcgcCAGCAGCTCCAGAGACCCTCGCAGCAGAGCGCCGGCAGCCGCTCCCAAATCCAGAGCTCCCAGTCCCAGCAGTCGATGTCCAAGCTGGCCTTCCTGGTCAGCCCAGTGCCTTTCCGCAGGAAAAAGGGCTCCCCGCCCACCTCCAGAAGAAGCAGTGGCGGCGCAGAGCGAGGAGGCAGACCCAAGTCCAAACAGGCCATTTACGAAGCGCTAGACGCGGCCCTCAGAGACATTTACGAGCACATTCAAGCGGAGCGAGGCCACAGAGGAAGCAGGGCTCCCGACGACAGCATCCTGAGGAGAATACTCGCCGAACTGCTGCCAAACGTGCCTGAGCGAAGCTCCTCGCTgcgtgggaggagggggtgttggCAAGGGGGCCAGTCCTCCACATCTTTGTACCCAGATGGGAGCCCCACAGAATACGCCTCGCACAGAGGGGACCCCTCCACGCCGCGGCTACAGTCACCGCTCGGCTACGGACGCCACTCGGACAGCTCAAACAATAACGAATATGCAGAGGAGCAGGGCAATGGAAATGGTCTCTGTTATTCAG ACCAGGATGTCTCCAGGTGTTATTCCACCATGGACGGACGCCACACACCCCAGAGCAGAAGGCCCGCGACTGACCGAGAG GTCTCCCATAAACAGATGACACAACTTATTctgttctctctcctccatcagaAACAGCCTGCGAGAGCCATTTATGATTTTAAGGCACAAACGGCTAA GGAGCTGACTTTTAAGAAGGGTGATGCGGTGAACATCATCCGGCAGATAGACAACAACTGGTATGAAGGAGAGCACCGCGGGCAGGTTGGGATCTTACCCATTTCCTACGTGGAG AGGATGCCGTCGTCAGAGAAGCAGCAGCCGATTCGTCCTCCTCCGCCCGCACACGTCAGAGAGATTGGAGAGGGAGTGGCTCGCTACAACTTCAATGCTGACACTAATGTGGAGCTGTCGCTGAGAAAG ggcgAGAGAGTGGTTGTGATAAGGCAGGTGGACCAGAACTGGTACGAGGGGAGGATCCCGGACACAAGCAAACAAGGCATTTTTCCCGTCTCATATATTGACATCGTCAAGCGCTCCACGTCCAAGAGTTCCAGCCACCACATAGACCCACACGGTTACCCTGGCAACAGGACACCAAGCTCTACACCCACCAAG CCTCCCTaccacctccctccaccctccgcCACTCGTGACCTCCCCTCCGGTCGCCCCCCGTTGAGAAGGCTTGACCTGCAAGCTATCACCAGCGAGTGGCTGTCACTCACTTTGGAACCTTCAGCGTCCGCTCCAGCTTACCCCCCCGCGACCACGCCTGCACCGCCcacaccgccccccctccccgctgccCTCGCCTCTTTCCTGAAGGCAGAGGAACCCAATGCCCCCTCACCTGCACAATCAAAGAGAGAGTCTGCCCTGACGCACCAGAGATTTTCCATAACTCCTGCAGGGAGACTTGCTTTAGGCCAcacccctttctctcctcttcctcccccccctccggtTCCACAtccccccttttcctctccaCTGCCTGACTCTTTATTGCAATACAACAGTGGCAAAGCTCAACCATTACACATTTTGCAGCCTGAGATTTTGTCCCTCACAATGCCAGAGCCACTAACCTCCCCCGCACAAGCTCCTCTGCAGGACAAGTCGTATTTGGAAGTGGACAAAAGCAGCAAAGTCCCCGATGTCAAGCTGCAGGTAAAGGACCCCTATGACGAGCTGTTGTCCATGATTCTGGATGGTTCCACCGGCTTAGACTTTCCAAGATTGTCTCCGGTAGATTCCCCTGCAGCCAAGCCAACCGGTGAATCCCAGAGCAGGTTTAAGCCAAAAGCTGAGGGTTCTCAGCCGGATGTGAAGCCTGCAGCAGTAACGCCAGCCAGTGACTCGGCTGGCGACCGCTTAGCGGTGCAGTTCCACCGGCCTGTCGCAATGGACCCCATCGCTTGGGGGGCGCAGTCAAAAACTGTGAACGAGCCTCAGAGGCCCCCGTCGATGACAGGAAGGGGATATACCGAGTTGTTCATTGAGGAAGACGATGACGCtagagaggacagaggggaggatGTTGACGGTTTAAATGGGGGACTCGGCCCACAG GCTGATGTCTCTCCCTCCACTTTGACACGGCTCCCCCCCTCcgacctctcctccccctcagcaCCGGCACCCCAATCCTCTTTACCTCCGCCATCTCCATCCTCTTTtactccttcttctttttctacaTCTTCTTTTACTCCTACTTCATCTTTAACTTCTTCTTTAACTCCTCTTTCTATGTCTTCTCTTACTTCATCTTTTATTCCTTCTTTATCTTCATCTACTTTTACTCCTTCGTCTTCTTTTGTTCCCTCCTCGTCTTCTTGCTCACAGTCAGAGCAGCAGCCTCGTAGCGCCATCCCTCCCACGCCCCCCGTCTCCCCTCGTCCCCCGTCCCGTCCTCACCTCATGACGTCGGAGCGTTCTTCGGCCTCGGCGCCGTCCTCGCCTCCCCCCCTGCGCtcccctcccgctcctccaCAGCTCCCTGTCACTCACCCCCCGAGCTTACTCTGCTTCTCACATCTGGTTGAATCCATCCCGGCCCCGACCCCCCCTAAGcccgcctctcctcccctcgCCACTCCGCGCTCTCCTCCCACTGTCCCCCGTCCAGGATGTAGGTCCCCCAAGGTGAAG CAGGATCCAGTTGTCGGTGGTAAACCCCCTCGTAGCCCCATCTTGTCCCGGAGGTCCTATCTGTCCTCGGTTAGAGGTCGCCGG CGATTGGTGCAGGATGCTCTCCAGGGTGGAGGAGATCC GTACCAGGCCGTGTACAACTACCTGCCTCGCAACGAGGACGAGCTGGAGCTGAAGGAGGGCGACGTTGTAAATGTGATGGAGAAGTGTGACGATGGCTGGTTCGTTG gGACGTCTCGACACAGCAAGTTGTTTGGAACCTTTCCAGGAAACTACGTGAAACAGCTATAA